A part of Desulfobacter sp. genomic DNA contains:
- a CDS encoding DUF4391 domain-containing protein has product MNKAIETIWNAISFPEAALLGKRVPKKQFLESGELVASDKKLFRENVKNVYWEYTLKPSTCPVLPYRDNEREYLEVAVLQVEMNSQKGHKRIAEIIHRVIPYPLMLGFYTESGDIALSIAPKRFSQAEHGAFVAERFYTTGWINSETLNDQESAFVASLAWGSMPLQTYGSLYSAWTDRFTGYECSVLSGTFTIGKAVDRLERLTRCREIESRISDLRGQLKKAAFNRQVELNTQIKKFEQELKQLAASL; this is encoded by the coding sequence ATGAATAAGGCCATTGAAACTATCTGGAATGCCATCTCCTTTCCGGAGGCGGCTCTCCTGGGCAAACGGGTTCCTAAAAAGCAGTTCCTTGAAAGTGGTGAACTTGTCGCCAGCGATAAAAAGCTGTTTCGGGAAAACGTGAAGAACGTGTATTGGGAATACACCCTGAAGCCCTCAACCTGCCCGGTTCTTCCTTACAGAGACAATGAGCGGGAATACCTTGAGGTGGCGGTTTTGCAGGTCGAAATGAATTCTCAGAAAGGCCACAAACGAATCGCAGAAATTATCCACCGGGTCATCCCGTATCCATTGATGCTGGGCTTCTATACCGAAAGCGGAGATATAGCCCTGAGCATCGCTCCCAAGCGGTTTAGTCAGGCAGAACATGGAGCTTTTGTTGCCGAGCGTTTCTATACCACCGGCTGGATAAACAGTGAGACATTGAACGATCAAGAATCTGCCTTTGTCGCATCACTTGCATGGGGCAGTATGCCGCTTCAAACCTACGGCTCTTTATACAGCGCCTGGACGGATCGCTTCACGGGATACGAATGCTCGGTGTTGTCCGGAACCTTTACCATTGGCAAAGCGGTCGACCGGCTGGAACGGTTGACAAGGTGCCGGGAAATTGAATCAAGAATATCGGATCTGCGCGGGCAGCTGAAGAAAGCGGCTTTTAACCGGCAGGTTGAGCTAAATACACAAATCAAGAAATTTGAACAAGAGCTCAAGCAACTGGCTGCGAGCCTGTAA
- a CDS encoding DEAD/DEAH box helicase family protein: MKIQFDPNLDFQKQAIESVAGVFEGQEICQTNFTVAPLQYTTQQVIPGMENNLGIGNRLKLLPEDIHKNIRKIQLQNGLAPSEKMDSMDFTVEMETGTGKTYVYLRSIFELNRLYGFTKFIIVVPSIAIKEGVAKSLEITAEHFKELYENVTFDAFVYDSSKLSDVRNFATSPDIQIMVINIDAFRKSFTDPEKENKANIIHRSHDRMTGAKPIEYIQETNPIVIVDEPQSVDTTSKSKEAIRSLNPLCTLRYSATHIDKHHMLYKLDSVDAYEQKLVKQIEVAGVEVKDGHNKAYIKLLSVNNKKSPITAKIEIDCRMKNGNIKRKAVVVSSGADLLDAKYSGGRDIYDGYIIEDIYCEKGNEYISFTSKPEILKLGQAIGEVDPDEYKRLQIRKTIEEHLDKEMRLRPQGIKVLSLFFIDKVANYRWYDEDGNPQKGKFALMFEEEYARAIRKPKYITLFEGADLDTAANGVHDGYFAIDPKKDSSGNQRFKESKLGKDDKPASTAADGSAYHTIMKAKEWLLSFECPLKFIFSHSALKEGWDNPNVFQICTLNETNSVIKKRQEIGRGLRICVNQDGERVHGFEVNTLTVMANESYEKFAEQLQKEIEQEEGIKFGVVEEHLFANIVIPIDDYNNEYLGVEASKKLWDHLKTTGYIDTKGKVQDSLKTALKSGELELPEEFKEHAPQIAAVLKKVSGNLNIKNRDDKKKVSLNKAVFLSPEFKELWDRIKYKTTFRVDFDVEALAAKCAEEIKANLQVGKARFIYRKSKVDIDRGGVHVEDDPGVASVYDSKSFELPDLITYLQNETNLTRRTIVKILNNSGRLESFKNNPQKFIEQVSKIIQHQMRLFVVDGIKYHKIGDDHFYAQELFSDNELFGYLQKNMVESQKSVFDHVVYDSDIELEFANAFEGSGDIKLYAKLPSWFKIDTPLGTYNPDWAVLIELDGKEKLYFVVETKSTLFTDALRPTEKAKIACGKEHFKALGKEVEFTVTNAFEDFSGKYV, from the coding sequence ATGAAGATACAATTTGATCCGAATCTGGACTTCCAGAAGCAGGCCATAGAATCCGTCGCCGGGGTGTTTGAAGGGCAGGAAATCTGCCAGACCAATTTTACTGTGGCTCCTTTGCAGTACACAACCCAGCAGGTCATTCCCGGCATGGAAAACAATCTGGGTATTGGAAACCGCTTAAAGTTGCTCCCCGAGGACATCCACAAAAACATTCGCAAGATACAGCTGCAGAACGGGCTGGCCCCTTCCGAGAAAATGGACTCCATGGATTTTACCGTGGAGATGGAGACCGGAACCGGAAAGACCTATGTCTATCTGCGCTCCATCTTTGAACTGAACCGGCTCTACGGCTTCACCAAATTCATCATTGTGGTGCCGTCCATCGCCATCAAAGAAGGTGTTGCCAAGTCTTTAGAGATTACTGCCGAGCACTTTAAAGAGCTCTATGAAAATGTGACTTTTGATGCGTTCGTTTATGACTCCAGCAAGCTTTCCGACGTAAGGAACTTTGCCACCAGTCCGGATATCCAGATCATGGTAATCAATATCGATGCTTTCCGAAAAAGCTTCACTGATCCGGAAAAGGAGAACAAGGCCAACATTATCCACCGTTCCCATGACCGGATGACCGGCGCCAAGCCCATTGAATACATTCAGGAAACCAACCCCATTGTCATCGTGGATGAGCCCCAGAGTGTGGATACCACGTCAAAGAGTAAAGAGGCTATCCGCTCACTAAATCCGCTCTGCACCCTCCGTTACTCCGCTACTCATATCGACAAGCATCACATGCTCTACAAATTAGATTCCGTTGATGCCTATGAGCAGAAGCTGGTTAAACAAATTGAAGTTGCCGGAGTTGAAGTTAAAGACGGCCACAACAAAGCCTATATAAAGCTCTTGAGCGTAAACAATAAAAAGAGCCCGATCACCGCTAAAATCGAGATCGATTGCCGCATGAAGAACGGCAACATCAAACGAAAAGCCGTGGTGGTCTCAAGCGGTGCAGATCTGCTGGATGCAAAATACAGTGGCGGCCGTGACATTTACGATGGCTACATCATCGAAGATATCTATTGCGAAAAAGGCAATGAATACATCAGCTTCACCAGCAAGCCGGAGATCCTGAAACTGGGTCAGGCTATTGGTGAAGTTGACCCGGATGAATACAAGCGCCTGCAGATCCGCAAGACCATTGAGGAGCATCTGGATAAAGAGATGCGCCTGCGTCCTCAGGGCATCAAGGTTCTCAGCCTGTTTTTCATCGACAAGGTGGCCAATTACCGCTGGTACGACGAGGACGGCAATCCGCAAAAGGGCAAATTCGCCCTCATGTTTGAAGAGGAGTATGCCCGGGCAATCCGCAAACCAAAATACATCACCCTCTTTGAAGGGGCCGATTTGGATACTGCAGCCAATGGGGTACATGATGGGTATTTTGCAATTGATCCCAAGAAGGATTCTTCAGGCAATCAAAGGTTTAAAGAATCAAAACTGGGTAAAGATGATAAGCCAGCTTCTACAGCTGCAGATGGAAGTGCTTATCATACAATCATGAAAGCAAAGGAATGGTTGCTTAGCTTTGAATGCCCTTTGAAGTTCATCTTCTCTCACTCCGCCCTGAAAGAAGGCTGGGACAATCCCAATGTCTTCCAGATCTGTACGCTCAACGAAACCAATTCCGTTATCAAGAAACGGCAGGAAATTGGCCGTGGTCTTCGTATATGTGTCAATCAGGATGGTGAGCGGGTTCATGGTTTTGAGGTCAACACCCTCACGGTCATGGCCAACGAGTCTTATGAGAAGTTTGCCGAACAGCTCCAGAAAGAGATTGAGCAGGAAGAAGGCATTAAATTCGGTGTGGTTGAAGAGCACCTGTTTGCCAACATTGTTATTCCGATAGACGACTACAACAATGAATATCTGGGGGTCGAAGCCTCCAAGAAGCTGTGGGATCACTTGAAAACCACTGGTTACATTGATACCAAAGGTAAAGTTCAAGACTCCTTGAAAACAGCCTTGAAAAGCGGCGAGCTGGAACTGCCAGAGGAATTCAAAGAGCACGCCCCGCAAATTGCTGCAGTACTGAAAAAAGTTTCCGGCAATCTCAACATCAAAAACCGTGACGACAAGAAAAAGGTGTCACTTAATAAAGCGGTATTTTTAAGTCCGGAGTTCAAAGAGCTTTGGGACAGGATAAAATACAAGACAACCTTCAGAGTGGATTTTGACGTGGAGGCACTTGCCGCAAAATGTGCGGAAGAGATCAAAGCCAATCTTCAGGTAGGCAAAGCCAGGTTTATTTATCGCAAATCAAAAGTCGATATTGATCGTGGTGGCGTTCATGTCGAAGATGATCCCGGTGTCGCAAGTGTATATGACTCAAAATCCTTTGAACTCCCGGATCTGATCACCTATCTACAGAATGAAACCAACCTGACGCGCCGAACGATCGTTAAAATCCTCAACAACAGTGGGCGACTGGAGTCATTTAAGAACAACCCTCAGAAATTCATCGAGCAGGTGTCAAAAATTATCCAGCATCAGATGCGCCTCTTTGTGGTTGACGGGATTAAGTATCACAAGATCGGTGATGACCATTTTTACGCTCAGGAACTGTTCAGTGACAACGAGTTGTTTGGCTACCTTCAGAAGAACATGGTTGAAAGTCAGAAATCGGTCTTTGACCATGTGGTGTACGATTCCGATATCGAGCTGGAATTTGCTAATGCTTTTGAAGGAAGTGGTGACATTAAACTGTACGCCAAACTCCCGAGTTGGTTCAAAATCGACACCCCGCTGGGCACCTATAATCCAGACTGGGCTGTGCTGATTGAATTGGATGGCAAAGAGAAGCTCTACTTTGTTGTTGAAACCAAAAGCACCTTATTCACCGATGCGCTACGCCCAACTGAAAAAGCCAAGATCGCATGCGGGAAGGAGCATTTCAAGGCTCTGGGTAAAGAGGTTGAATTCACCGTCACCAACGCATTTGAAGATTTTTCAGGGAAGTACGTTTAA
- a CDS encoding site-specific DNA-methyltransferase: MEKMDGKTMDIVAENVGKLKELFPEAFTEGKVDFEALKEVLGTFVDDRDERYSFTWNGKSKARMIAQTPSTGTLRPCKEESVDWDSTQNIFIEGDNLEVLKLLQKSYHKKVKMIYIDPPYNTGKDFVYKDNFKDNIKNYKEITGQVDGEGRNLSNNPETSGRYHTDWLNMMYPRLKLARNLLKDDGVIFISADEEITNLKKMCDEIFGEENFVENITWNKRIPKNDKGVGNIHEYVLLYAKDTSLKPEFTMRKDGLDDIYELVEKLKKNGTPILEAEEEIKKLYKKNAYDRGITLYNSFDHEYRLWGKINMSWPNANTFGPDYEVKHPKTGQPVKIPDRGWRWKEDTFNEAAKRVDGNYTEVTELPDGSFMCGKIWFSAKDDQQPSSVTYLDEVNTFLLRSILSTKSDGGMEVERLFSGKSYFSYPKSTSLLKVLLSSYGNGQNGLILDFFAGSATTADAVMQLNAEGAGVRQFIMVQLPEACDKGTEAFKAGYKTIAEISKERIRRSAAKIKEENPEYDGDLGFKVFKLDSTNIKPWEVDFDMTERTLEDFISNIKIERREEDVLYEILLKYGLDLTLPITEHNIAGQKVFDIGMGALIICLSDAISLEVVEGIAKLKDELNPEIMRVVFKDSGFKDDVVKTNAVQILKQAGIVDVRSL; the protein is encoded by the coding sequence ATGGAAAAAATGGATGGTAAAACAATGGACATCGTAGCCGAAAATGTTGGTAAGCTGAAGGAGCTGTTTCCGGAAGCCTTCACGGAGGGCAAGGTCGACTTTGAGGCGCTGAAGGAAGTGCTCGGCACATTTGTAGACGACCGCGATGAACGCTACAGCTTTACATGGAACGGCAAGAGCAAAGCCCGGATGATCGCCCAGACACCCAGCACCGGCACCCTGCGCCCGTGCAAGGAAGAGTCGGTGGATTGGGATTCTACCCAGAACATTTTCATTGAAGGCGACAACCTTGAGGTGCTCAAGCTCCTGCAGAAGAGCTATCACAAAAAAGTGAAGATGATCTATATCGATCCACCGTATAACACTGGCAAAGATTTTGTGTACAAGGATAACTTCAAGGACAACATCAAAAACTATAAAGAGATCACCGGTCAGGTGGATGGTGAAGGCCGTAACCTCTCCAACAATCCCGAAACCAGTGGGCGCTATCATACCGACTGGCTGAATATGATGTATCCACGTCTGAAGCTCGCCCGGAACCTGCTGAAGGATGATGGGGTAATTTTCATTAGCGCAGATGAGGAAATCACGAATCTTAAAAAAATGTGCGACGAGATTTTTGGCGAAGAGAATTTTGTTGAAAACATAACATGGAACAAACGAATACCAAAGAATGATAAGGGTGTGGGTAATATCCATGAATATGTTTTGCTTTATGCCAAAGATACATCGCTCAAACCCGAATTCACCATGCGCAAAGATGGCTTGGATGATATTTATGAGTTAGTTGAAAAGCTTAAAAAAAATGGAACCCCGATCCTGGAGGCCGAAGAAGAAATAAAGAAGCTTTACAAGAAGAATGCATACGACAGAGGGATTACTTTATACAATTCTTTTGACCATGAGTATCGTTTGTGGGGGAAGATCAATATGAGCTGGCCAAATGCGAATACATTTGGTCCTGACTACGAAGTAAAGCACCCTAAAACTGGACAGCCAGTTAAAATTCCTGATCGCGGCTGGCGCTGGAAAGAAGATACTTTTAACGAAGCAGCTAAAAGAGTAGATGGCAATTACACTGAAGTAACTGAACTTCCTGATGGCAGCTTCATGTGTGGAAAGATCTGGTTTTCGGCAAAAGATGATCAGCAGCCCAGCTCAGTCACATATTTAGATGAGGTCAACACCTTTCTCTTGAGGTCTATTTTATCAACAAAAAGTGATGGGGGAATGGAAGTCGAGCGACTATTTTCTGGCAAGAGCTACTTCTCCTACCCTAAATCCACGAGTCTGCTGAAAGTGTTGCTGTCATCATATGGCAATGGTCAAAATGGATTGATTCTCGATTTTTTTGCGGGCTCTGCCACTACAGCAGATGCAGTTATGCAACTAAATGCTGAAGGTGCTGGAGTCAGACAATTTATCATGGTCCAACTTCCAGAGGCTTGTGATAAGGGCACCGAAGCCTTTAAGGCTGGCTATAAAACTATTGCGGAAATAAGCAAAGAACGCATCCGCCGGTCTGCTGCCAAGATCAAAGAAGAAAATCCTGAATATGATGGTGACCTTGGCTTCAAGGTGTTCAAACTCGACTCCACTAATATCAAGCCTTGGGAAGTGGACTTTGATATGACGGAGCGCACCCTCGAAGACTTTATTTCCAATATCAAAATCGAACGCCGTGAGGAAGATGTCCTTTACGAGATCCTGCTCAAGTATGGCCTCGATCTGACGCTGCCCATCACGGAACACAACATCGCCGGTCAAAAGGTGTTCGATATCGGTATGGGAGCGCTGATCATCTGTCTATCGGATGCCATCTCGCTTGAGGTGGTCGAAGGCATTGCGAAGCTGAAGGATGAACTCAATCCGGAAATCATGCGTGTGGTATTCAAAGACTCCGGGTTCAAAGATGATGTGGTTAAAACCAATGCGGTTCAGATTCTCAAACAGGCTGGCATTGTTGATGTAAGGAGCTTGTAA